A region from the Gemmatimonadota bacterium genome encodes:
- a CDS encoding Gfo/Idh/MocA family oxidoreductase produces MGVRIGFIGTGGIAGMHLGLLPEIDRAELVAFSDILIDRARAAADRCGGRAYADYREMLDREQLDAVYVCLPPFAHGDPEFAVLDRNLHLFVEKPQALDVETARSIAEKVEETGVLSCVGYNWRYLDVTQKARELLAGVRPALALGYWIGNTPGSPWWRVKSKSGGQIVEQTTHVYDCARYLMGEVVSVYAAGTKGRMEDLPNYDVEDASTVSLTFENGAVATILSSCVAEQGYGTALEVIARGLTVKIGGGSLKVVREDETVRYPGRNNPYQLENELFLQAIEEGSPSLIRSAYGDVVNSLAVTLAANESMETGEVVRLG; encoded by the coding sequence GATCGGGCGGAACTCGTGGCGTTTTCAGATATCCTGATCGACCGGGCCCGGGCCGCGGCGGACCGCTGCGGCGGGCGCGCCTACGCCGACTACCGTGAAATGCTGGACAGAGAACAGCTGGACGCCGTGTACGTATGCCTCCCGCCCTTTGCCCACGGCGACCCGGAATTCGCCGTGCTGGACCGCAATCTCCACCTGTTCGTCGAGAAGCCTCAGGCGCTGGACGTGGAAACCGCGCGGAGCATCGCGGAAAAAGTCGAAGAAACCGGCGTCCTGTCCTGCGTCGGGTACAACTGGCGTTACCTGGACGTGACGCAAAAGGCGCGGGAACTGCTGGCCGGCGTGCGTCCGGCCCTGGCCCTCGGCTACTGGATCGGCAACACGCCGGGGTCGCCATGGTGGCGCGTGAAGTCCAAGTCGGGCGGCCAGATCGTGGAACAGACCACGCACGTGTACGACTGCGCGCGATACCTCATGGGTGAAGTCGTCAGCGTTTACGCGGCCGGAACGAAGGGGCGGATGGAAGATCTGCCCAATTACGACGTGGAGGACGCCAGCACCGTATCCCTTACGTTTGAGAACGGCGCCGTGGCGACGATACTCTCTTCCTGTGTCGCCGAACAGGGGTATGGGACGGCCCTGGAGGTCATAGCCCGCGGTCTGACCGTGAAGATCGGCGGAGGAAGCCTGAAGGTCGTACGCGAAGACGAAACAGTGCGGTATCCGGGCCGAAACAACCCCTACCAGCTCGAGAACGAACTCTTCCTGCAGGCGATCGAAGAAGGAAGCCCGTCGCTGATCCGGTCGGCTTACGGCGACGTGGTCAACAGTCTCGCCGTCACCCTGGCTGCGAACGAATCCATGGAGACGGGCGAGGTCGTCCGGCTCGGGTAG
- a CDS encoding sugar phosphate isomerase/epimerase, with translation MQIGVSSYSYSRLIRSGEMTEFDAIRKTAELGYDVIEFSSLHPPGGQAFERYAPDVRAACHEAGLPIANYTVGADFINGSGGNWKDEVERVKDEVRIAHLLGAPGMRHDATRGFTNGHPGGRSFDDALPILVPAIRAVTEFAADLGVRTMVENHGLFCQDSERVEKLVNGVNHENFGVLIDMGNFLCVDESPDTAVGRLIPYAFHVHAKDFHTQPGTAPDPGEGWFRTRGGNYLKGAIVGHGEVPVASCLHVLSRHGYDGVLSIEFEGLEHPVDGVRIGLDNLRRYLG, from the coding sequence ATGCAGATCGGGGTAAGTTCTTACAGCTACAGCAGGCTGATACGCAGCGGCGAGATGACGGAATTCGACGCGATCCGGAAGACGGCGGAGCTAGGATATGACGTGATCGAGTTTTCCTCGCTGCACCCGCCCGGGGGGCAGGCATTCGAACGATACGCCCCGGACGTGCGCGCGGCCTGCCATGAGGCCGGTCTCCCCATAGCCAATTACACGGTCGGTGCGGATTTCATCAACGGAAGCGGCGGAAACTGGAAGGACGAGGTGGAACGGGTGAAGGACGAGGTGCGTATCGCTCATCTGCTCGGCGCGCCCGGCATGCGCCACGATGCCACACGGGGATTTACAAACGGCCATCCCGGCGGACGCTCATTCGACGACGCGCTGCCCATCCTCGTTCCGGCGATCCGGGCCGTGACGGAGTTCGCGGCGGATCTGGGCGTCCGGACCATGGTGGAGAATCACGGGTTGTTCTGCCAGGACAGCGAACGGGTGGAAAAACTGGTCAATGGCGTGAATCACGAGAACTTCGGCGTACTTATCGACATGGGCAACTTCCTGTGCGTGGATGAATCGCCGGACACTGCCGTGGGCCGCCTGATTCCATACGCCTTTCACGTCCACGCCAAGGACTTCCACACCCAGCCGGGCACGGCGCCCGACCCGGGTGAGGGCTGGTTCCGGACGCGGGGAGGCAACTATCTCAAGGGCGCCATCGTCGGCCATGGCGAAGTGCCCGTGGCGTCCTGCCTGCACGTCCTTTCTCGGCACGGTTACGATGGCGTGCTTTCCATCGAGTTCGAAGGCCTCGAGCATCCCGTCGATGGCGTTCGCATCGGGCTCGACAACCTCAGGCGCTACCTGGGGTAA